One Streptomyces sp. CNQ-509 DNA window includes the following coding sequences:
- a CDS encoding ADP-ribosylglycohydrolase family protein — translation MTRATGALLGLAIGDAMGFPTEFNTFAQIEAEFGEWRSLPLPVSSGTAYVTDDTQMTLALGEALHTVLAGGPLTAGRMEPPVRAHFLSWYHSPENNRAPGGTCLRACEALERGGPWQRASVVGSKGCGANMRVAPIGLVPGLSAEQRSGAAQLQSGLTHGHPTALAAGDVTAHTVHLLVQGTDPQDLLPLLRAYAEANRTVYRADWLGNLAEHAQDVDRVSFISRGWQECLAVLDRVEAALPDADPDADPCLATGEGWIAEEAFATALFCFLQHPDDPPAAVRRGAYSGGDSDSIAALAGAFAGACHGAAAWPPEWVEVIEYRERLLALGAAWDQ, via the coding sequence ATGACGCGTGCGACGGGGGCACTGCTGGGGCTGGCCATCGGGGATGCCATGGGCTTTCCCACCGAGTTCAACACTTTCGCCCAGATCGAGGCGGAGTTCGGGGAGTGGCGTTCGCTCCCGCTGCCGGTCTCCTCGGGCACGGCGTACGTCACGGACGACACGCAGATGACGCTCGCCCTCGGCGAGGCGCTGCACACGGTGCTGGCCGGCGGGCCGCTTACCGCCGGGCGCATGGAACCGCCGGTGCGGGCGCACTTCCTGAGCTGGTATCACTCGCCGGAGAACAACCGGGCTCCCGGGGGGACGTGCCTGCGCGCGTGCGAGGCGCTGGAGCGGGGCGGTCCCTGGCAGCGGGCGAGCGTGGTGGGGTCCAAGGGCTGCGGGGCGAACATGCGGGTCGCACCGATCGGCCTGGTCCCGGGGCTGAGTGCTGAACAGCGCTCCGGCGCGGCCCAGTTGCAGTCGGGCCTCACCCACGGGCACCCCACCGCGCTGGCAGCCGGCGATGTGACCGCGCACACCGTCCACCTGCTGGTCCAGGGCACGGACCCGCAGGACTTGCTGCCTCTGCTGCGTGCCTACGCGGAGGCGAACCGGACGGTGTACCGGGCCGACTGGCTGGGCAATCTGGCCGAGCACGCCCAGGATGTGGACCGGGTCTCCTTCATCTCCCGTGGCTGGCAGGAGTGCCTGGCCGTCCTGGACCGGGTCGAGGCCGCGCTGCCGGACGCCGATCCGGACGCCGACCCCTGCCTGGCCACCGGCGAGGGGTGGATCGCCGAGGAGGCGTTCGCCACCGCGCTGTTCTGCTTCCTCCAGCACCCCGACGACCCGCCGGCCGCCGTGCGCCGCGGCGCCTACTCCGGCGGGGACTCCGACTCGATTGCCGCGCTGGCCGGGGCGTTCGCCGGCGCGTGCCACGGGGCGGCGGCCTGGCCGCCGGAATGGGTCGAGGTCATCGAGTACCGCGAGCGCCTGCTGGCGCTCGGCGCAGCCTGGGACCAGTAG
- a CDS encoding family 78 glycoside hydrolase catalytic domain → MRLRRRRPGPWRAVTVVAAVLASVAALTAPAAGTTDEQGVSRAPERPSAPTGLRTNSLPAPTDVDITGTVEFGWQSALRRQGAYKIEVTRVGAGRPVWATGKVASAQSSAVRYAGPALRAGERYRWRVQVWDDDRRPSGWSESASFGTGPGADWGNSAPVWPRPPAGEKWTDYRVDLTLTVTRTALGVRFRSPDKRNGYMWQFRAAGAANSSTLVPHIQTDGTFRAGAPVPLGTELKTGAEHRVSIEAVGSTLTTSLDGRVVDRRTDTTYAEGVIGFRNGGSETGVVDDVRVTDLTGDGDELYRNDFDDPAAGFPCGTVQDGALSLGTGVDCLNANLANDWALFRDDFSLAPGKKVAWATVFATGSAFSSAKQYVYKMYLDGEFVGLGPTSPTGDEVRYDGFDLTDRLRERGPHTLSAIAYATKDRRFQAHVIVRYTDGTTQTLGTGAGWQARTGSDIWTSTESIGTNYWYAPREDVTMAAFPDGFRKPGFTGQGWTAPEVKEPYEKLAPTPFAKVEEQTHAPQKIVDLGGGDYFVDFGRTWMGGVRLTLDGRQDQQVRLRFGEELSAPHTARYRMRTGNTYEDVLTLRDGRQTLDTWGMRVFRYLNIVDSPVPITKENLSALAMVYPFDRDAAELTSSDPDLVRVWQFTKDTIETANQNFFTDSWTRERTNYEADAYIQLLSNLHLAEDPTLSQYSMDYFEENRTWPTEWPMYVISAVYDTWQRTGSTAQIERAYDTLKPKLLDEDYGPATGTIVQRDAIVDWPDSQRDGYRFTDQNTVLNALAYSNYRQMETIARELGHTSDAEEFRAKARTIRDALNTRFYDPGQGAYDDGLDRDDVPTGHHAVHASVFPSAFGVPDDAGRRGAVADYISSRGMACSVYCSGFLLEALYGAGHGQDALDLLTSTGTNGWLHMLDIGAGATGEAWDPGQKSNMTWSHPWATAPAYVIPRDMYGIEPTSPGYATFQVKPQTGDQRFGSVTLPTVKGTIAVSFHRSGDRQDLGVQMPGNTTGTVSVPVPEGHEGAVVFVDGSPVRGERDGDRIAVRVDAGCHVLSTSGAASVRNDDRLTGICRKGN, encoded by the coding sequence ATGAGACTTCGGAGAAGAAGACCCGGGCCCTGGCGCGCCGTCACCGTCGTGGCCGCGGTGCTCGCGTCGGTCGCCGCCCTCACCGCGCCGGCCGCGGGGACCACGGACGAGCAGGGAGTGTCCCGCGCGCCCGAGCGGCCGTCGGCGCCGACCGGGCTGCGGACGAACTCGCTGCCGGCTCCCACGGACGTGGACATCACCGGGACGGTCGAGTTCGGCTGGCAGTCGGCGCTGCGCCGGCAGGGCGCGTACAAGATCGAGGTGACGCGCGTCGGCGCGGGCCGCCCGGTGTGGGCGACCGGCAAGGTCGCATCCGCGCAGTCGTCGGCGGTGCGCTACGCCGGTCCCGCGCTCCGGGCGGGGGAGCGGTACCGGTGGCGCGTGCAGGTCTGGGATGACGACCGCCGGCCCTCCGGGTGGTCCGAGTCCGCCTCGTTCGGCACAGGTCCCGGCGCCGACTGGGGAAATTCGGCCCCCGTGTGGCCCCGCCCGCCCGCTGGTGAGAAGTGGACCGACTACCGCGTCGACCTGACGCTCACGGTCACCCGTACCGCGCTCGGCGTGCGCTTCCGGTCCCCGGACAAAAGGAACGGCTACATGTGGCAGTTCCGGGCGGCCGGCGCCGCCAACTCCAGCACCCTGGTGCCGCACATCCAGACCGACGGCACATTCCGTGCCGGCGCCCCGGTGCCGCTCGGGACGGAGTTGAAGACCGGCGCCGAGCACCGGGTCAGCATCGAAGCCGTCGGCTCCACCCTCACCACGTCGCTCGACGGCCGCGTCGTGGACCGCCGTACCGACACCACCTACGCCGAGGGCGTCATAGGCTTCCGCAACGGCGGCAGCGAGACGGGCGTCGTGGACGATGTCCGCGTCACCGACCTGACCGGCGACGGTGACGAGCTGTACCGCAACGACTTCGACGATCCCGCGGCAGGCTTCCCTTGCGGGACCGTCCAGGACGGAGCGCTCAGCCTCGGAACCGGAGTCGACTGCCTCAACGCCAACCTCGCCAACGACTGGGCGCTGTTCCGGGACGACTTCTCGCTCGCGCCGGGCAAGAAGGTCGCCTGGGCCACCGTCTTTGCCACCGGCTCCGCGTTCTCCAGCGCCAAGCAGTACGTGTACAAGATGTACCTGGACGGAGAGTTCGTCGGGCTCGGGCCGACGAGCCCGACCGGCGACGAGGTCCGCTACGACGGCTTCGACCTCACGGACCGGCTCCGCGAACGCGGCCCGCACACGCTCTCGGCGATCGCCTACGCCACCAAGGACCGGCGCTTCCAGGCCCACGTGATCGTGCGCTACACCGACGGCACCACCCAGACCCTCGGCACGGGAGCCGGCTGGCAGGCCAGGACCGGAAGCGACATCTGGACGTCGACGGAGAGCATCGGCACGAACTACTGGTACGCCCCCCGGGAAGACGTCACCATGGCCGCGTTCCCGGACGGGTTCAGGAAGCCGGGCTTCACCGGCCAGGGCTGGACCGCCCCCGAGGTCAAGGAGCCGTACGAGAAGCTCGCCCCCACACCGTTCGCGAAGGTCGAGGAGCAGACGCACGCCCCCCAGAAGATCGTCGATCTCGGCGGCGGCGACTACTTCGTCGACTTCGGCCGCACCTGGATGGGCGGCGTCCGGCTCACCCTGGACGGCCGGCAGGACCAGCAGGTCCGGCTGCGATTCGGTGAGGAACTGTCGGCTCCGCACACCGCCCGCTACCGGATGCGCACCGGCAACACGTACGAGGACGTGCTCACCCTCCGAGACGGCCGGCAGACCCTCGACACCTGGGGCATGCGCGTCTTCCGCTACCTGAACATCGTCGACTCACCCGTCCCGATCACGAAGGAGAACCTGAGCGCGCTCGCCATGGTCTACCCCTTCGACCGCGACGCGGCCGAGCTGACCTCCTCCGACCCCGATCTCGTCAGGGTCTGGCAGTTCACCAAGGACACCATCGAGACCGCCAACCAGAACTTCTTCACCGACTCCTGGACCCGCGAACGCACCAACTACGAGGCCGACGCCTACATCCAGCTTCTGTCCAACCTCCACCTCGCCGAGGACCCGACGCTCAGCCAGTACTCCATGGACTACTTCGAGGAGAACCGCACCTGGCCGACCGAATGGCCGATGTACGTGATCAGCGCCGTGTACGACACCTGGCAACGCACTGGATCCACCGCCCAGATCGAGCGCGCCTACGACACGCTCAAGCCGAAACTGCTCGACGAGGACTACGGCCCGGCCACCGGCACCATCGTCCAGCGCGACGCCATCGTCGACTGGCCCGACAGCCAGCGCGACGGCTACCGGTTCACCGACCAGAACACCGTCCTCAACGCCCTCGCGTACAGCAACTACCGGCAGATGGAGACCATCGCCCGCGAACTCGGCCACACGAGCGACGCCGAGGAATTCCGGGCGAAGGCCCGGACGATCCGCGACGCCCTGAACACCAGGTTCTACGACCCGGGGCAGGGCGCCTACGACGACGGACTGGACAGGGACGACGTCCCGACCGGCCACCACGCGGTGCACGCGAGCGTCTTCCCGTCGGCGTTCGGGGTCCCGGACGACGCCGGCCGGCGCGGCGCAGTCGCGGACTACATCTCCTCCCGCGGCATGGCCTGCAGCGTCTACTGCTCCGGGTTCCTGCTGGAGGCCCTGTACGGCGCCGGCCACGGTCAGGACGCGCTCGACCTGCTGACCTCCACCGGCACGAACGGCTGGCTGCACATGCTCGACATCGGCGCCGGCGCCACCGGCGAAGCCTGGGACCCGGGCCAGAAGAGCAACATGACCTGGTCGCACCCCTGGGCGACGGCTCCCGCCTACGTCATCCCACGCGACATGTACGGCATCGAACCCACCTCGCCGGGCTACGCGACCTTCCAGGTCAAGCCCCAGACAGGCGACCAACGCTTCGGCTCCGTCACGCTGCCGACGGTCAAGGGCACGATCGCGGTCTCCTTCCACCGGTCCGGCGACCGGCAGGACCTCGGCGTCCAGATGCCCGGCAACACCACCGGGACGGTCAGTGTGCCCGTACCCGAGGGCCACGAGGGAGCGGTGGTGTTCGTCGACGGCAGCCCCGTCCGGGGCGAACGCGACGGCGACCGCATCGCCGTCCGGGTGGACGCCGGCTGCCACGTCCTCAGCACCTCGGGGGCAGCGAGCGTGCGCAATGACGACCGGCTGACAGGCATCTGCCGGAAAGGGAACTGA
- a CDS encoding urease subunit gamma, translating to MRLTPREQERLLIHVAADVAEKRRTRGLRLNHPEAVALITSHVLEGARDGRSVADLMASGRKVLTRDDVMDGIPEMLRDVQVEATFPDGTKLVTVHDPIA from the coding sequence GTGCGACTGACCCCCCGGGAGCAGGAGCGGCTGCTCATCCATGTGGCCGCGGACGTCGCCGAGAAGCGCCGGACGCGCGGCCTGCGGCTCAACCACCCGGAGGCGGTCGCGCTCATCACCTCCCACGTACTGGAAGGCGCCCGCGACGGCCGCAGCGTCGCCGACCTGATGGCCTCCGGCCGCAAGGTCCTCACCCGCGACGACGTCATGGACGGCATCCCCGAGATGCTGCGCGACGTGCAGGTGGAGGCGACCTTTCCGGACGGCACCAAGCTCGTCACCGTCCACGACCCCATCGCCTGA
- a CDS encoding urease subunit beta, whose protein sequence is MIPGEIRYGDGAVRLNEGADVVRLTVLNAADRPVQVGSHYHFAEANPGLEFDRAVARGRRLGIAAGTSVRFEPGVPVEVALVPIAGRRVVPGLRGETGGALDG, encoded by the coding sequence ATGATCCCGGGAGAGATCCGCTACGGCGACGGGGCCGTCCGCCTCAACGAGGGCGCGGACGTCGTCCGGCTCACCGTGCTCAACGCCGCCGACCGGCCGGTCCAGGTCGGCTCCCACTATCACTTCGCCGAGGCCAACCCGGGCCTGGAGTTCGACCGCGCCGTCGCCCGCGGCAGGCGCCTCGGCATCGCCGCGGGCACCTCCGTGCGCTTCGAGCCGGGCGTACCCGTGGAGGTCGCACTGGTGCCGATCGCCGGCCGGCGCGTGGTGCCGGGGCTGCGCGGCGAGACGGGCGGGGCGCTCGATGGCTGA